A region of Arabidopsis thaliana chromosome 5, partial sequence DNA encodes the following proteins:
- a CDS encoding RNI-like superfamily protein (RNI-like superfamily protein; FUNCTIONS IN: molecular_function unknown; INVOLVED IN: biological_process unknown; LOCATED IN: chloroplast; EXPRESSED IN: 22 plant structures; EXPRESSED DURING: 13 growth stages; BEST Arabidopsis thaliana protein match is: F-box/RNI-like superfamily protein (TAIR:AT4G15475.1); Has 2544 Blast hits to 1647 proteins in 181 species: Archae - 0; Bacteria - 22; Metazoa - 1074; Fungi - 251; Plants - 934; Viruses - 0; Other Eukaryotes - 263 (source: NCBI BLink).), producing MEEILFDEILCEIFTRLPSSSSSSSSSSSSLPSFESVPLVSKRWLRLYRASKTSMSLQFSPHDTSVITLLPSILNNHPCLSSLSIYRGVTIGTTPSRSDEEHLKAETIFSDELISIISSCCFNLRNLCFLINPVSSSSLVPLSTSLSLTSLSIELWKPQNSGFTWIALFSSLKELSIHVCSTSSPAFDFYPKSKPNPEVVELGLESVSLFGIQPDDNDVTWLWKSCRKLKKLSLRSCGSIGEEIGLCLKNLEEIELRTCRSIVDVVLLKVSEICESLKSLLIHDGGSKDGLVQFMSNARCYDTLERLDLRLPMDLTDDHLVSLAANFKCLSTLRLTSCIFVTGFSLKALALSFSSSLEELSLLSCNAIERERGLLATIGQHLGRLRKLDLTRNEWLFDKEVVSMLASCNGLVEVVLRDCKHLTGAVLVALNKNCVKLKTLDILGCRLIEPDDVEGFVMKTQCLKKLVVEENQITEAILKLASSKFIETVVFDSLVW from the coding sequence atggaagaaattTTATTCGATGAGATTCTCTGCGAGATATTTACAAGACTgccatcgtcttcttcttcttcttcttcctcatcatcttcGTTACCTTCTTTCGAATCGGTTCCTCTTGTCTCAAAACGATGGCTTCGTCTCTACAGAGCATCAAAGACTTCCATGTCCTTACAATTCAGTCCTCACGACACCTCTGTAATTACCCTTTTGCCCTCTATCCTCAACAACCATCCTTGTCTCTCTTCCCTCTCTATCTATCGCGGCGTAACCATAGGAACTACCCCAAGTCGTTCGGATGAGGAGCATCTGAAAGCTGAAACCATTTTCAGCGACGAGCTAATCTCAATCATATCTTCTTGCTGCTTCAATCTCAGAAACCTCTGTTTCTTGATCAATccagtttcttcatcttctttggtTCCTCTCTCTACTTCTTTATCTCtcacttctctctctatcGAATTATGGAAACCACAAAACTCAGGTTTCACTTggattgctctgttttcatcTCTTAAAGAATTATCAATCCATGTTTGCTCAACGAGTTCTCCAGCTTTCGATTTCTATCCAAAGTCTAAACCTAACCCGGAAGTTGTAGAGTTAGGTTTGGAATCGGTTTCTTTATTTGGAATCCAACctgatgataatgatgttACTTGGTTATGGAAAAGTTGCAGAAAGTTAAAGAAACTGAGTCTGAGATCTTGTGGAAGTATTGGAGAAGAAATCGGTTTGTGTTTGAAGAATCTTGAAGAGATTGAGTTAAGAACATGTAGGAGTATTGTTGATGTGGTTCTGCTTAAAGTATCAGAGATTTGTGAATCTTTAAAGTCTCTGTTGATTCATGATGGTGGAAGCAAAGATGGGTTGGTTCAGTTTATGAGCAATGCTAGATGTTATGATACTTTGGAAAGACTCGATTTACGTCTACCGATGGATTTGACCGATGATCATTTAGTCTCTCTCGCTGCGAATTTCAAGTGTTTGTCGACTCTTAGGCTTACAAGCTGTATCTTTGTGACTGGTTTTAGTCTAAAGGCATTGGCTTTAAGCTTTAGTTCGAGTCTTGAAGAGCTTTCTTTGCTTAGCTGCAACGCGATTGAACGAGAGCGTGGTTTGTTGGCGACAATAGGACAGCATTTGGGGAGGTTAAGGAAGCTAGATTTGACTCGGAACGAGTGGTTATTCGATAAAGAGGTTGTTTCGATGTTAGCTTCTTGCAATGGTTTGGTTGAGGTTGTTTTGAGAGATTGTAAGCATTTGACAGGTGCAGTGTTGGTTGCTTTGAACAAAAACTGTGTGAAGTTGAAGACTTTAGACATTTTAGGTTGTCGGTTGATTGAGCCTGATGATGTGGAGGGGTTTGTGATGAAGACACAATGTTTGAAGAAGCTTGTGGTTGAAGAGAATCAGATCACAGAAGCTATATTGAAATTGGCTTCGAGTAAGTTTATTGAAACTGTTGTGTTTGATTCTCTTGTTTGGTAA